One Triticum dicoccoides isolate Atlit2015 ecotype Zavitan chromosome 4B, WEW_v2.0, whole genome shotgun sequence genomic window carries:
- the LOC119294867 gene encoding uncharacterized protein LOC119294867, with product MSSSSSEEEAARSRSAPAPGKRGSASAMAPGRSSAAARGKSGSAGARVPGKAGSVASGKSVWAEMGVAPFQDGQYVRLRNRGRGGYLCADETGRGVSIDHRREMVNTAWAVMVLETDTNYFVLLRGAYGRHLAVTRDEAGPGHIGFDAAQCAFDEPEDTHVMWWTTPGKKGSVVLLHGTSARLSALRANGRFRRWHRRVTVEAINRSRVTSMMEWEVQVIPMRVERPPYQLRPGGPDIPWHQGSEETVQVNFVVADDNGSTDGQGREALTLHGRSLMGLGNELAQRLGDGLNFQDITLCIQAGNLAQPTVLLTDLPHRDDPVDIVVFRVGTPGHDRLLFPDLDAE from the exons ATGTCGTCGTCGTCttccgaggaggaggcggcgcggtcGAGGAGCGCGCCGGCCCCAGGCAAGCGCGGTTCGGCGAGCGCGATGGCCCCCGGCAGGTCCAGCGCGGCGGCCCGCGGCAAGTCCGGTTCGGCGGGTGCGAGGGTCCCCGGCAAGGCCGGCTCGGTCGCCTCCGGCAAGTCGGTCTGGGCCGAGATGGGCGTGGCGCCCTTCCAGGACGGGCAGTACGTGCGCCTCCGCAACCGCGGCCGCGGCGGTTACCTCTGCGCCGACGAGACGGGGCGGGGCGTCTCCATCGACCACCGCCGCGAGATGGTCAACACGGCGTGGGCCGTGATGGTCCTGGAGACCGACACCAACTACTTCGTCCTGCTCCGCGGCGCCTACGGCCGACACCTCGCCGTCACGCGCGACGAGGCGGGGCCCGGCCACATCGGCTTCGACGCCGCCCAGTGCGCCTTCGACGAGCCGGAGGACACCCACGTCATGTGGTGGACCACCCCGGGGAAGAAGGGCAGCGTCGTGCTGCTCCACGGCACGTCGGCCAGACTCAGCGCGCTCCGGGCCAACGGTCGGTTCCGCCGCTGGCACAGGCGCGTCACCGTCGAGGCCATCAACCGCAGCCGCGTCACCTCGATGATGGAGTGGGAGGTTCAGGTCATCCCCATGAGGGTGGAGAGGCCACCGTACCAGCTGCGACCAGGAGGACCCGATATT CCATGGCACCAAGGCTCTGAAGAGACTGTGCAAGTCAATTTCGTCGTGGCAGATGAtaacgggagcacggatgggcaggGCAGGGAAGCTCTCACGCTCCATGGCAGGAGTCTGATGGGTCTGGGCAATGAACTGGCGCAGCGGCTGGGCGACGGCCTCAACTTCCAGGACATCACCCTCTGCATTCAGGCAGGCAACCTTGCGCAGCCCACCGTTCTGCTCACCGACCTGCCCCACAGAGACGACCCCGTTGACATCGTGGTGTTCAGAGTTGGCACACCAG GGCATGACCGACTGCTGTTTCCAGATCTTGATGCTGAATAG